Genomic DNA from Streptomyces sp. NBC_01571:
GGCGTTTCCCGGGCGGCCCCGGACCTCGTCGTACGGATCGACGAGCCCCGCCCGGACGGCCGCTCACTCGATGCCGTACCGCCGCGCCGACTCCTGCTCCTGCGCCAGCCGGTGCAGCGCCCGCAGCACCGGCTCGAAGAGCACGGCCGAGGCGACCGCGGTCTCCACCCGCTCAGCGTCGGACGTGTGCGTCTCCAGGTAGTCCAGGTCCCGCACGGCCACCTGACGCATCAACTCCGCGTACGGCGTGAGGAGTTCGGCATCCCAGGAGTAGCCGAGCCGGATCAGCGTGGCCACCGCCGCCACCAGCGAGCGGTGCACGGGGGAGAGCGGGGCGAGTTCCCGCGCGGTCTCCCAGCCCAGGTCCGCCAGCAGCCGGTCCACCTCGCGGCGCGCGGACCGGACGGCCGGGTCCTGGTCGTCCGGCTCGGGCTCCTGCGGCAGCGCCCACAGTGCCGCCCCCAGCCGGATCGTCGTGCCCAGGGACTCGTCGTCGACGTGCCCGAGGACCTCCCTGGCCGTGGCCACCGGCACCCGGCCCACCTGGATCAGCGCCCGCACCAGCCGCAGCCGGCGCAGATGACTCTCGTCGTAGTCCGCCGTCGTCGCGTTGACCTGGCGCCCGGGAGTCAACAGCCCTTCCCGCAGGTAGTACTTGATCGTCGCGGTGGACACTCCGCTCCGCTCGCTCAACTCCGCAAGCCGCATCTCTTGCGTCCTTCCTTGGATGGCGCGACTATCCAAGCATGGCGCCATCGGATAGCGTCGCTCGCCAACGGAGGGGACGAGATGTCCGGCACCCGCGTGACCGCAGGCCGTACCACCGCAGCCGCCGAGGGGGACGTGGTCGTCCTGCTGATCGGTATGCGCGTCAACCACTTCTGGGCGGTGCACCAGTGGGTACCGGTGTTCCTCGCCATGCTGCGCATGCTGCGGGGCCTGGAGAAGGAGCCCGGCCGAGGCCTCCTCGGCCGCATCCTGCTGACGGCGTCGCCGCGGACGTACTACGTCGTCCAGTACTGGGAGTCCAAGGACAAGCTCTACGCGTACGCGTCGGCGCCCGACATGTTCCATCACCAGGCGTGGGCGATCATCAACCGCAAGGAGCGGGCGGGCGAGCTCCGGCAGCACGTGGGGCTCTGGCACGAGACGTACGTCGTGCCGGAGGGGTCGTACGAGTCGATCTACGCGGACATGCCGCCCTTCGGACTGGCCGCCGCGCACGGGGTCCTGCCGGTGGAGAAGCGGGGACGGCGGGGGGCCGACCGGTTCGCGCACCGGTCGCCCCGGGCCGAGGCGGGAGCGGAAGCGGGAGCGGAGGCCGGGGGAGGGGCGGGCTGACCGGACGGCGCGGGCCGGCTGCGGCGGGGTGCGCGGTTCCTCGCGCCCCTGGGGGTGCTGGTTGGTGGGCCCGTGCCGGGTCGTGTGTGGTTGAGCGCGCAGTTCCCCGCGCCCCTATGGGGGGGGTGGCGATGGGGCGGGCTGTGCCGGTTGTGCGTGGCTGGGTGCGCGGTTCTCGCGCTCCTGTGGGGCGCTGGTCGGTCGGACGGCGCGGGTTGTTCGTGTAGTTCCCCGTGCCCCTCGCGGGCGGTCGGGCCGGGGGGTCCCCGGGGGACGAGCCTGCCGCGGCGTTGAGACCGGCCCGCTCCCGTGACGTGTGCGGGGTGTGGGTCAGCCCGTGCGGCGCAGGGCCTCGGAGAGGCGGCCGGCGGCGTCGATGACCGCCTGGGCGTGCATCCGGCCCGGGTGCCGGGTCAGACGCTCGATCGGCCCGGAGACCGAGACGGCGGCCACCACGCGGTTCGACGGTCCGCGCACCGGCGCGGAGACGGAGGCGACGCCCGGCTCGCGCTCGCCGATCGACTGGGCCCAGCCCCGGCGCCGTACGCCCGACAGCGCCGTCGCCGTGAAGCGGGCGCCCTGCAGACCGCGGTGCAGCCGCTCCGGCTCCTCCCAGGCCATCAGGATCTGGGCCGAGGACCCGGCCTTCATGGTGAGCGTGGAGCCGACCGGGACCGTGTCCCGAAGGCCGGACAGGCGCTCGGCCGCGGCGACACAGATACGCATGTCGCCCTGGCGG
This window encodes:
- a CDS encoding MerR family transcriptional regulator; its protein translation is MRLAELSERSGVSTATIKYYLREGLLTPGRQVNATTADYDESHLRRLRLVRALIQVGRVPVATAREVLGHVDDESLGTTIRLGAALWALPQEPEPDDQDPAVRSARREVDRLLADLGWETARELAPLSPVHRSLVAAVATLIRLGYSWDAELLTPYAELMRQVAVRDLDYLETHTSDAERVETAVASAVLFEPVLRALHRLAQEQESARRYGIE
- a CDS encoding DUF4188 domain-containing protein, with the protein product MSGTRVTAGRTTAAAEGDVVVLLIGMRVNHFWAVHQWVPVFLAMLRMLRGLEKEPGRGLLGRILLTASPRTYYVVQYWESKDKLYAYASAPDMFHHQAWAIINRKERAGELRQHVGLWHETYVVPEGSYESIYADMPPFGLAAAHGVLPVEKRGRRGADRFAHRSPRAEAGAEAGAEAGGGAG
- the ndgR gene encoding IclR family transcriptional regulator NdgR translates to MDNSSGVGVLDKAALVLSALESGPATLAGLVAATGLARPTAHRLAVALEHHRMVARDMQGRFILGPRLSELAAAAGEDRLLATAGPVLTHLRDITGESAQLYRRQGDMRICVAAAERLSGLRDTVPVGSTLTMKAGSSAQILMAWEEPERLHRGLQGARFTATALSGVRRRGWAQSIGEREPGVASVSAPVRGPSNRVVAAVSVSGPIERLTRHPGRMHAQAVIDAAGRLSEALRRTG